A single window of Chlamydiales bacterium DNA harbors:
- a CDS encoding RNA pseudouridine synthase → MNPAVLFFDNHLFVAFKPAGLATQPASGDGGRNLEEWAKMWLKAEMKKEGNVFLAAIHRLDKPVSGLVLFARSSKALSRLNEMMRERTIQKRYLAHVEGRVPAQEGRLEHYLIHDDFRARVASKENAEAKKAILTYKQVAPQIVEIDLETGRYHQIRAQFAAIGCPIIGDRKYGSQKPFGPPNTQAIALQHILLELTHPVTKAPLSFSLPPHLALSVFC, encoded by the coding sequence ATGAACCCAGCCGTCCTCTTTTTTGACAACCACCTCTTTGTCGCCTTCAAGCCCGCAGGTCTTGCCACGCAGCCAGCTTCTGGAGATGGCGGGAGGAATTTGGAGGAGTGGGCAAAAATGTGGTTAAAGGCGGAGATGAAGAAGGAGGGAAACGTCTTTCTCGCTGCTATCCACCGACTGGATAAGCCTGTAAGTGGACTCGTACTCTTTGCGCGCTCGAGCAAGGCTCTATCTAGGCTTAATGAGATGATGAGAGAGCGCACGATTCAGAAGAGGTACCTCGCTCACGTCGAAGGAAGAGTTCCCGCCCAAGAGGGAAGGCTCGAGCACTACCTCATTCACGATGATTTCCGCGCACGCGTCGCTTCAAAAGAGAACGCAGAAGCTAAGAAGGCGATCCTAACCTATAAACAGGTTGCTCCTCAAATTGTGGAGATAGATCTAGAAACGGGCCGCTACCACCAGATACGCGCTCAATTCGCAGCCATCGGCTGTCCCATCATCGGCGATCGAAAGTATGGAAGCCAGAAGCCCTTCGGCCCTCCCAACACTCAAGCAATCGCCCTCCAGCACATCCTCCTCGAACTCACCCATCCCGTCACCAAAGCCCCCCTCTCCTTCTCCCTCCCCCCCCACCTCGCGCTTTCAGTTTTTTGTTAG
- a CDS encoding 2-oxo acid dehydrogenase subunit E2, with protein sequence MSEEYKIALPKLGESIVSATIVQWFKKVGDTVQLDEPLLEVSTDKVNSEIPSPVAGILTEILAQPDQELSVGEALAIVVKSGSSSAQKSVEMPAQKRVEESSTSTEMQGFFSPALLRLAAEKGISLDVLQKLPGTGEGGRITKRDLESYAEKKSCPAAAAAKQACAPTPPSGEVEHLKMSGMRKAIADNMVRSFYEAPHATLVTQVDVTDVLKLIQKEKESFQAKHGAKLTLTAFVARAIAKALQEYPLINSSLEKDTIVVKHFVNLGIAVSIDQGLMVPVIKQSQKMEIPELAKAIGDLSAAARSGKLAPDSGAGGTITLTNFGMTGVQIGIPIIRYPEVAIVGIGAACKQVVPLEDDLLAVRSLMYVSLTFDHRVLDGIYGCGFLSALKKQIETNLSL encoded by the coding sequence ATGAGTGAAGAATATAAAATTGCTCTACCAAAACTTGGCGAGAGCATCGTCAGTGCGACAATTGTGCAGTGGTTTAAGAAGGTGGGCGACACCGTCCAGCTGGATGAACCCCTCCTTGAAGTTTCAACCGACAAGGTTAACAGCGAGATCCCCTCACCCGTAGCCGGTATCCTCACTGAGATTCTCGCGCAGCCCGATCAGGAGCTCTCCGTAGGAGAGGCTCTTGCAATTGTAGTTAAAAGCGGAAGCAGCTCTGCTCAGAAGAGCGTTGAGATGCCCGCTCAAAAACGCGTTGAAGAGAGTTCTACCTCCACAGAGATGCAGGGCTTCTTCTCTCCAGCGCTTCTGCGCCTTGCTGCCGAGAAGGGGATTTCTCTAGATGTGCTCCAGAAGCTTCCAGGCACCGGAGAGGGGGGAAGAATCACTAAACGCGACCTAGAAAGTTACGCAGAGAAGAAGAGCTGCCCAGCAGCTGCTGCAGCGAAACAGGCGTGCGCTCCAACTCCTCCATCCGGAGAAGTTGAACATTTAAAGATGAGCGGCATGAGGAAGGCTATTGCCGACAATATGGTGCGCTCATTCTATGAAGCGCCTCATGCGACCCTTGTGACGCAAGTTGATGTAACCGATGTCTTGAAACTCATTCAGAAAGAGAAAGAGAGCTTCCAGGCTAAACATGGCGCCAAGCTCACACTCACTGCTTTTGTCGCACGAGCGATTGCGAAGGCGCTCCAAGAGTATCCTCTCATCAACTCCTCTCTTGAAAAAGATACGATTGTCGTGAAGCACTTTGTGAACTTAGGAATTGCCGTAAGTATAGACCAGGGGCTCATGGTGCCCGTGATTAAACAGAGTCAGAAGATGGAGATCCCTGAACTTGCAAAAGCAATTGGCGACCTCTCTGCCGCAGCTCGTTCTGGCAAGCTCGCTCCCGATTCAGGTGCAGGGGGAACGATCACCCTTACCAACTTTGGCATGACCGGCGTTCAGATCGGAATTCCGATCATCCGCTATCCAGAGGTTGCAATTGTGGGAATCGGCGCCGCTTGCAAGCAGGTCGTCCCTCTTGAAGATGACCTTCTCGCGGTGCGCTCGTTGATGTACGTCTCGCTCACGTTCGACCATCGCGTCCTCGATGGCATCTACGGCTGCGGCTTCTTAAGCGCCCTCAAAAAGCAGATCGAGACCAACCTCTCCCTCTGA
- the nhaD gene encoding sodium:proton antiporter NhaD, with product MGIPLGFLVGVFIVGYLLMIFEFYVKVNKTAVSLFLAVACWMIYFTWANGPPNEMLGELTIHVSKASQIIFFLLGAMTLVELVDSHKGFKIITDSIYSPSKRKMLWTVAIFSFFLSSILDNLTTTILMISLLRKMIPRLEERIVPACIIVIAANAGGAWTPIGDITTTMLWIDGQLSSIAVIKALFLPSIISLLVPLAIFSFTEKGKFTKIVEESHKSHEEPYGRLIFYLGVCGLIFVPIFKAWTGLPPFMGMLISLAVLWLVTDILHHNHHEKRHHLRVPFILTKIDTSSVLFFLGILLSMNALETAGLLDRLAHYLSGVIQSQATLATLIGIISAFIDNVPLVAATMGMYPLSEFPMDSSLWHMIAYAAGTGGSLLIIGSASGIALMGMEKIHFFTYAKKATIPVLVGYLAGMGCYLLFS from the coding sequence ATGGGTATTCCGCTAGGCTTTCTCGTCGGTGTTTTCATTGTCGGCTACCTCCTGATGATCTTCGAGTTCTACGTCAAAGTTAATAAGACTGCAGTTTCCCTCTTCCTCGCAGTAGCCTGCTGGATGATCTACTTCACATGGGCAAATGGTCCCCCGAATGAGATGCTGGGCGAGCTCACTATTCACGTCTCCAAAGCGTCACAGATCATCTTCTTCCTTCTCGGTGCAATGACCCTTGTCGAGCTCGTCGACTCTCATAAAGGTTTTAAGATCATTACAGACTCGATCTACTCCCCATCAAAGCGAAAGATGCTCTGGACCGTGGCAATTTTCTCCTTTTTTCTCTCCTCTATCCTGGATAACTTGACCACCACGATTTTGATGATCTCCTTGCTCCGCAAGATGATTCCGCGTCTCGAAGAGAGAATCGTTCCCGCCTGTATCATCGTCATCGCAGCAAACGCAGGGGGCGCGTGGACGCCGATCGGGGATATCACCACCACGATGCTCTGGATCGACGGCCAGCTCTCGAGCATTGCAGTCATTAAAGCGCTCTTCTTGCCGAGCATCATCTCTCTGCTGGTTCCGCTTGCTATTTTCTCTTTTACAGAGAAGGGAAAGTTCACAAAAATTGTTGAAGAGTCGCACAAGTCTCACGAAGAGCCCTATGGACGCCTAATTTTTTATCTAGGAGTTTGCGGGCTTATCTTCGTTCCGATTTTCAAAGCTTGGACGGGCCTACCTCCATTCATGGGCATGCTCATCTCTCTTGCGGTCCTCTGGCTAGTAACAGATATTTTACACCACAATCACCATGAGAAGCGCCACCACCTCCGCGTTCCCTTTATCCTCACGAAGATCGACACTTCTAGCGTCCTCTTTTTCTTGGGGATCCTGCTCTCGATGAACGCCTTAGAGACCGCTGGACTGCTGGATAGGCTTGCCCATTACCTCAGCGGAGTCATTCAGAGCCAAGCTACGCTTGCCACTCTTATCGGTATCATCTCTGCTTTTATCGATAACGTACCCCTCGTTGCCGCAACGATGGGGATGTACCCTCTTTCTGAATTCCCCATGGACTCCTCTCTATGGCACATGATCGCATATGCCGCAGGTACAGGGGGAAGTCTTCTCATCATCGGCTCCGCCTCAGGGATAGCCCTGATGGGAATGGAGAAGATCCACTTCTTCACATACGCCAAAAAAGCCACTATTCCGGTCCTGGTTGGGTACCTTGCCGGCATGGGCTGCTATCTTCTCTTTTCCTGA
- the lpxK gene encoding tetraacyldisaccharide 4'-kinase: MGPLMKEQIEKYILDVIEERRPAPLTRGVLSILSTFFQTAVRARNWGYDKRIFKRVRASLPVVSIGNIAAGGTGKTPLIHLLAKELGAEKRVAILTRGYRGDLKGNSLNISALEPAEAKRYGDEPFWLSHKLPEASVWVGKDRVRSAELAAQKNATLLLLDDGMQYRALERDFEIVILDGKDLFAKGAFLPKGLLRDDPKRLKQADLIVINHVYDTIHYGRCLRQLAPYTSAPVAAMRYSFKETEFLKGKKVGAFCALGRPERFLELLRLAGCTIIDDLIALDHRPFDERQLKAFAERCKQRGADLLVCTEKDAVKLPRALELSLPIKSLEVEIQWTAGQADWQECIKKIVREAHE; this comes from the coding sequence ATGGGTCCCCTCATGAAAGAGCAGATTGAAAAATATATTTTAGATGTGATCGAAGAGCGGAGGCCCGCTCCTTTAACAAGAGGGGTCCTCTCTATCCTCAGCACTTTTTTTCAGACAGCTGTGCGTGCGCGCAACTGGGGATACGACAAGAGAATTTTTAAAAGGGTCAGGGCCAGCCTTCCTGTGGTCAGCATCGGCAACATTGCAGCAGGCGGAACCGGGAAGACTCCCCTGATTCACCTCCTTGCCAAAGAGCTGGGAGCCGAGAAGAGGGTGGCTATTCTCACTAGGGGATACCGCGGCGATCTTAAAGGAAATTCTTTAAATATCAGCGCCCTTGAACCGGCCGAAGCAAAGAGGTATGGCGATGAGCCCTTCTGGCTATCGCACAAACTTCCAGAGGCCTCTGTCTGGGTTGGCAAGGATCGTGTGAGATCCGCCGAGCTTGCAGCGCAAAAAAACGCAACGCTTCTCCTTCTCGATGATGGAATGCAGTATCGAGCCCTTGAGCGAGATTTCGAGATCGTCATTCTAGATGGAAAAGATCTCTTTGCAAAAGGGGCCTTCCTCCCAAAAGGGCTTCTACGCGACGATCCCAAAAGATTGAAGCAGGCCGATCTCATCGTCATCAATCACGTCTACGATACGATCCATTATGGCAGGTGTTTAAGGCAGCTCGCCCCCTACACCTCTGCGCCAGTTGCGGCGATGCGCTACAGCTTTAAAGAGACGGAGTTTTTAAAGGGAAAGAAGGTAGGAGCTTTTTGTGCTCTTGGCCGTCCAGAGCGCTTCCTCGAGCTGCTTCGCCTGGCAGGCTGCACCATCATCGACGATCTGATCGCTTTAGACCATAGACCATTTGACGAAAGACAGCTTAAAGCCTTTGCAGAGCGCTGCAAACAGAGAGGAGCCGATCTTCTTGTCTGCACAGAAAAAGATGCGGTGAAGCTCCCGCGAGCTCTCGAACTCTCGCTTCCCATCAAGAGTCTTGAGGTGGAGATCCAGTGGACCGCAGGTCAGGCAGATTGGCAAGAATGTATAAAAAAAATAGTGAGAGAAGCCCATGAGTGA
- a CDS encoding SIS domain-containing protein, whose protein sequence is MKDQILQAVEDGVRAIEFLKQPSSLAFMESAAEMISDCFRKGKKILIAGNGGSLCDAMHFAEELTGVFRHKRPALPAIALSCPGHISCVANDLGYEDVFSRSIEALGQEGDVFIALTTSGNSANLVTAVPFARARGLKTISFLGKSGGKLRGQSDLELQVSGFTYSDRIQEAHMTAIHIIIEMVEKHLFAYAGAESQ, encoded by the coding sequence ATGAAAGACCAGATTTTACAAGCAGTTGAAGATGGCGTGCGCGCCATCGAATTTCTGAAACAGCCCAGCAGCCTCGCCTTTATGGAGAGCGCTGCCGAGATGATCAGCGACTGTTTTAGGAAGGGGAAGAAGATTCTCATCGCAGGAAACGGCGGAAGCCTCTGCGATGCGATGCACTTTGCCGAAGAGCTCACCGGTGTCTTCAGACATAAGCGCCCAGCCCTTCCCGCAATCGCCCTCTCTTGCCCCGGCCACATCAGCTGCGTCGCCAACGATCTCGGCTACGAAGATGTCTTCTCCCGTTCGATCGAGGCCCTCGGCCAAGAGGGAGATGTCTTCATCGCACTCACCACAAGCGGCAACTCCGCCAACCTGGTCACAGCAGTTCCCTTCGCACGAGCTCGCGGCCTTAAAACGATCTCCTTTCTCGGAAAGAGCGGCGGTAAACTCAGAGGTCAGAGCGACCTCGAGCTTCAAGTCAGCGGCTTCACCTACAGCGATCGCATCCAAGAGGCGCACATGACCGCCATCCACATCATCATAGAGATGGTCGAAAAGCATCTCTTTGCTTACGCGGGCGCAGAGTCTCAGTAA
- a CDS encoding KpsF/GutQ family sugar-phosphate isomerase: protein MIKELFNEQRRYLNTFFDQIDAEQAQAFLDACLQCRGLIVFTGVGKSGIIAEKIATTLVSTGTKALHLPPTNFLHGDLGMMTSDDMLILISKSGETEELLTLLPFARRRGVKLLSIVSNPHSRLARESDLSISLPVEKELCPFDLAPTTSTEVQLIFGDALAIAMMKAKEFSLNEYALNHPSGNIGKKATLSVNDIMIKEGKVPLCGPDDRLVDTLVELSNKQCGCLLVVDEKKKLLGIFTDGDLRRALQSQGANVLERKMQSLMTAAAIRVPQNILAWDAVKIMQKDPKKWVMVVPVVDDERVVGIIRMHDVVQAGLA, encoded by the coding sequence ATGATAAAAGAACTTTTTAACGAGCAGCGCCGCTACCTAAACACCTTTTTCGATCAGATCGATGCAGAACAGGCTCAAGCCTTTTTGGATGCGTGTCTTCAATGCAGAGGCCTGATCGTATTTACAGGAGTAGGCAAGAGCGGCATCATCGCCGAGAAGATTGCAACCACACTCGTCTCAACAGGCACAAAGGCGCTGCACCTGCCTCCTACTAATTTTCTCCATGGCGACCTCGGGATGATGACATCTGATGATATGCTCATCCTCATCAGCAAGAGCGGAGAGACAGAAGAGCTTCTAACGCTCCTGCCCTTTGCAAGACGACGCGGAGTTAAACTCCTCTCTATTGTATCGAATCCGCATAGCCGACTTGCCAGAGAATCCGATCTAAGCATCTCTCTGCCCGTCGAAAAAGAGCTCTGTCCATTTGACTTGGCTCCCACCACCTCGACTGAAGTCCAACTTATTTTTGGCGACGCCCTCGCCATCGCAATGATGAAGGCCAAAGAGTTCTCATTGAATGAGTACGCCCTCAACCATCCCTCGGGCAATATCGGCAAAAAGGCCACCCTTTCAGTGAATGATATCATGATTAAAGAGGGGAAGGTCCCGTTGTGTGGCCCCGATGATCGTCTGGTCGATACCCTCGTTGAGCTGTCTAATAAACAGTGCGGCTGTCTCCTTGTTGTCGATGAGAAAAAGAAGCTGCTCGGAATTTTTACTGACGGAGATTTAAGACGGGCCTTGCAAAGTCAGGGGGCAAATGTGTTAGAAAGGAAAATGCAGAGCCTGATGACAGCAGCCGCGATCCGCGTCCCTCAGAACATCCTCGCATGGGATGCTGTGAAGATCATGCAGAAAGATCCAAAGAAGTGGGTCATGGTCGTTCCAGTCGTCGATGATGAGAGAGTTGTAGGGATCATACGTATGCATGATGTCGTTCAGGCCGGACTTGCATAA
- a CDS encoding aspartate-semialdehyde dehydrogenase: MRIAIVGATGAVGREMVQVLEKRGFPVRSLRLFASPRSRGVLIPFRGEMVAVEELKPGCFAGIDIALFSAGKRISLEWAAEVKKAGALMVDNSSAFREDPKVPLIIPEINSRAFQSHEGIVSCPNCTTAIMLMALAPLHQRVAIKRIVASTYQAASGAGAVAMEELREETRAHLEGRPFERTAMPFPYAFNLFTHNSPLCEGGHVDEEVKMVRETKKILGSPSIQVSATCVRVPVLRAHSISLNVEFTSRLTSEEAYKILEKSPGVSILEEKGRNRFPMPIDASGQDAILCGRIREDSTQPNTLNLWVVGDQLLKGAALNSIQIAELLIL, from the coding sequence ATGCGAATTGCAATTGTCGGCGCAACAGGCGCAGTGGGCCGCGAGATGGTGCAGGTCCTTGAGAAGAGAGGGTTTCCGGTACGCTCACTTAGGCTCTTCGCCTCTCCTCGCTCGAGAGGAGTTCTTATCCCTTTCCGCGGAGAAATGGTCGCAGTTGAAGAGTTAAAGCCGGGCTGCTTTGCGGGAATCGATATCGCGCTTTTTAGCGCTGGCAAGAGGATCTCGCTCGAGTGGGCAGCAGAGGTCAAAAAGGCTGGTGCGCTGATGGTCGACAATAGCTCCGCCTTCCGCGAAGATCCTAAAGTGCCTCTCATCATCCCTGAAATTAATAGCCGCGCCTTTCAATCTCACGAGGGGATCGTCTCATGCCCCAACTGCACTACAGCGATCATGCTGATGGCGCTCGCTCCCCTTCACCAGAGAGTCGCGATTAAACGAATTGTCGCCTCCACCTATCAGGCAGCGAGCGGAGCAGGAGCAGTTGCGATGGAGGAGCTCCGCGAAGAGACGCGCGCGCATCTCGAGGGGAGACCTTTCGAGAGAACAGCGATGCCCTTCCCCTATGCGTTCAACCTTTTCACACACAACTCCCCTCTCTGCGAAGGTGGACACGTCGATGAGGAGGTGAAGATGGTTCGGGAGACGAAGAAGATCTTGGGATCCCCCTCCATTCAGGTGAGTGCGACCTGCGTGCGAGTCCCCGTGCTGAGAGCACACTCGATCTCTCTAAATGTGGAGTTCACGAGTCGTCTTACCAGTGAAGAGGCGTATAAAATTTTAGAAAAGAGCCCTGGCGTCTCGATCTTAGAAGAGAAGGGCAGAAATCGCTTTCCAATGCCGATCGACGCCTCCGGGCAAGATGCGATCCTTTGCGGACGCATCCGCGAAGACTCAACCCAGCCCAACACCCTCAACCTCTGGGTCGTCGGCGACCAGCTCCTCAAAGGCGCCGCCCTCAACAGCATCCAGATCGCCGAGTTACTAATCCTCTAG
- a CDS encoding NADP-dependent isocitrate dehydrogenase, with the protein MTEAKVPIAVARGDGIGPEIMEATLHILEEAGAAIEIHEVEIGEKVYLKGSPTGIEPATWETIRRTKAFLKAPITTPQGGGFKSLNVTIRTSLGLFANVRPCVSYSPYVQTKHPNMDLVIIRENEEDLYAGIEYRQTPNVSCSIKLISRAGSEKIVRYAFEYARRYNRKKVTCFTKDNIMKFSDGLFHKVFDEIAAEYPDIVNEHWIVDIGAAKMADTPEAFDVIVLPNLYGDILSDVAAQISGSVGLAGSANIGDFGAMFEAIHGSAPRRAGQNVANPSGLLLGSVLMLQHIGQPHVAARIHNAWLKTIEEGVHTYDIFKEKTSKLKVGTKEFAQAVARNLGKKPEKLKPVAYEMSPKVTTLHVSKSEESKRELVGVDVFIYSNDPAQTFYKKLVPVDVSPLLLNMISNRGARIWPEGQPETFCIEQYRCRFMHKMKNHKVGSDEIVELLKKLHFLGHDIIKTEYLYTFDGTPGFSSAQG; encoded by the coding sequence ATGACAGAAGCAAAAGTCCCTATCGCAGTTGCCCGTGGAGATGGAATCGGCCCAGAGATCATGGAGGCGACCCTACATATTCTAGAAGAAGCTGGGGCCGCTATCGAAATCCATGAGGTGGAGATCGGAGAAAAGGTCTATTTAAAGGGCTCCCCTACGGGAATCGAACCGGCAACTTGGGAGACGATTCGCAGGACTAAGGCCTTTCTAAAGGCGCCTATCACAACCCCTCAGGGCGGGGGCTTTAAAAGTCTCAATGTGACGATCAGAACGAGCTTGGGGCTTTTTGCAAATGTCCGCCCCTGCGTCTCCTACTCCCCTTACGTTCAGACAAAACACCCCAACATGGATCTGGTGATCATCCGCGAAAACGAGGAGGACCTCTACGCTGGCATTGAGTATCGACAGACTCCAAATGTCTCCTGCTCTATCAAGTTAATTTCAAGAGCAGGTTCTGAAAAGATCGTGCGCTACGCTTTCGAGTATGCTAGGCGCTACAATCGCAAGAAGGTGACCTGCTTCACTAAAGATAATATTATGAAGTTTTCCGATGGTCTCTTTCACAAAGTTTTCGATGAGATTGCAGCGGAGTACCCAGATATCGTGAACGAGCACTGGATTGTAGATATCGGCGCGGCCAAAATGGCCGATACTCCTGAAGCCTTTGATGTGATCGTTCTTCCAAATCTCTACGGAGATATTCTTTCGGATGTTGCAGCCCAAATTTCTGGATCTGTAGGTCTTGCGGGCTCGGCAAATATCGGCGATTTCGGCGCGATGTTTGAAGCGATTCACGGTTCGGCTCCACGCCGGGCTGGGCAGAATGTGGCTAACCCCTCAGGCCTCCTGCTGGGATCTGTGCTCATGCTTCAACACATTGGACAGCCACACGTTGCAGCGCGCATACATAACGCTTGGCTAAAGACGATAGAAGAGGGAGTTCACACCTACGACATCTTTAAAGAGAAGACGAGCAAGCTAAAAGTGGGAACTAAAGAGTTCGCTCAGGCTGTGGCGCGCAATCTGGGGAAAAAGCCAGAGAAGCTGAAACCTGTGGCCTACGAGATGAGCCCGAAAGTGACAACGCTTCACGTCTCTAAGAGCGAGGAGTCAAAAAGGGAGCTGGTGGGCGTGGATGTCTTTATCTATTCTAACGATCCAGCTCAGACCTTTTATAAAAAGCTGGTGCCAGTCGATGTCTCTCCACTGCTGCTCAATATGATTAGCAATCGAGGAGCGCGCATCTGGCCAGAAGGACAGCCCGAGACCTTCTGCATCGAACAGTACCGCTGCCGGTTTATGCATAAAATGAAAAACCATAAGGTGGGCTCGGACGAGATCGTAGAGCTTCTAAAAAAGCTCCACTTCCTCGGCCATGACATCATCAAGACCGAGTACCTCTACACCTTCGACGGCACCCCAGGCTTCTCTTCCGCCCAAGGATGA